From the genome of Glycine soja cultivar W05 chromosome 14, ASM419377v2, whole genome shotgun sequence:
ttttatataaaaatcttatttattttttggataaaaaaactCTTACAATGTGATAATTCAAAAtggtaagtatttttttttggtatcgAAAATGTTAACTACTTTATATAGGGAACATAATTCAAGAagatggaaaacaaaaaaaataaaaacttattaattatttattattgtttagaaCATTTCATTAACTATAAGATATCTCCAACTCAAGTTTGTTAATCATCTTTCTTTTATGGTTCTTGCAGtattttttgtagtttttacAATGTCATGTCactcataaaaaatttattcaaaattttattccaataaaaaaaattgcaagaaatttaaacatttaaattattttattataaaaataattaattcatttttctcgCTAATGTTTTCTTCCTTCAAAAAGACTTTTTCTGAAACCTTtcccactttttctttttctcgagAACCTTCCCCTCCCACCCACTTCTTCTGAAAGgcaaagaaataatattttatggttAAGTTACGGTTTCTTAGATAAGAAACAGTTCCTGTGGCGAAGGAATGAGGTGTGCCACAGAGGCTTTCTCCAATGCTAAATTCCTTCAACAATCCGTTTCTTCATCTTAAGCAACCAGGATAAGAAATCCCATTGGAGATGGCCTAACCTCTTGCGAGTACTCTTATTTTGAGAATCCATACTAAAGTTAATATAAGCATTATtttcaattgataaaaaaaaatacgcaCCATTTTCAGTTAATAATATACTACGTACATATAGTGGATTTCTATATTCAATTAATATACATTTAACCTGATAATCTACTACATATATGTATTCCCAtattcaacaaaaaagaaagcgtCACACACAGCCCACAAAAGGatcttcaacaaaaaaaaagccaCACACAACCCATCAAAGGATTTTTTGTAACCTCTGagtcattcataaaaaaagaagactCTGATTATTAGATCTGAAAGTAGGTAAAATCTAATTAAGAAGTAGGTTCCTCAAAAATCAAACTGAGTATTAACAAAATGATTCgacattaattttaatacatCAATTCTTGTGTCGGATCCCTCGGTTACTCATCAAAGGATCTATAACAATaaactaaatatttaataaaattaaaacaaaaatgaaaattcattattcaacaaataaaaactttatattatttttataattttaacgaAAGTCTGGGGACTAAGGCTCTCGAGCTACCAAGTAGATTTGTGGTTAGTTACGTTTACATGTGAGAAAGAATATATCTATTGGAAGAAtttatgttcaattatttttattgtgtcaAAATCTCTTGAATCAACCAAAATTATACCGTACGAGTCAAATTAATCTCTGGTGTAGTGAATTCGAAATCCCAATCTCTAACCCAAGGGGTATctccaaggaaaaaaaaaacatttcttttcatatataaagtcactttcaataaaataaaataaaatagagcaCAATAAATTAGAGttatcaaacttggccatacaAACCTAAATGGGACCAAATCTGAACCTGGGCACAATAAATTAGAGTTATCAAATTTGGCCATACGAACCTAAATGAGAACCAATCTGAACCTGGGCACAATAGATTAGAGTTATCAAATTTGGCCATACGAACCTAAATGAGGACAAAATCTGAACATGAGCacaataaattaaagttatcaaacttggccatacgAACCTAAATGAGGACCAAATCTGAACATGAGCACAATAAATTGAAGttatcaaacttggccatacgAACCTAAATGATGACCAAATCTGAACATGAGCACAATAAATTAGAGTTATGCGGCAGTTACGTGGTACATTAACTACTTTATGTTGTGATGCaggtttttttgtgtgtgaagcAAACGGTTAAAGGATTGTGTTTGTGTCTGTTGGCTATAGCTATGCACTAAAGTTGTGATTTTGAAGGACTAATACAACCTAAATTATAAGGGTTGGTTTCTGGGGGTTTCTGAGAATTCATATTTGAATAGGTGAAGATTTTGAAAATGGTTGTGAGAAAAAGCATGGGGCGGGCAAAGTCACTGCTTTTGCTGCTCATGGTgcttatattttcctttgccactTATAATTTGGTAGCTATGATCATGAACCTTAAGACAGATGGGTCGGAatcttttaatagaaaaattatgaGGTCAGGAAAGACTAATTCAAAGTTTCATGTTGCCTTGACGGCAACCGATTCTCCTTACAGTCAATGGCAATGTCGGATTATGTACTATTGGTATAAGAAAGTGAAGGACATGCCTGGATCAGACATGGGCAAGCTCACACGTATTTTGCATTCTGGAAGGCCAGACCAGCTGATGGATGAGATTCCTACTTTTGTGGTTCATCCACTTCCTAGGGGCTTGGATAAGGTAAATGCTTTTCTTGGTTGAagtaatatgttttaaattttaatttgttgttgCTACTTAATTGTGAAATATGCTGTCTAAAAGAATTCACAGAATGATCATTATTTATTACCATGACGTATGTTCTCCTTATCATACATAATAAgagtttatttttctaaagGGAGGAAATTTCTTTTCACTTGATGCAAATGCAACGAGATGCGTTTAGAGGGAAATGGGATTGGTTTATATGCTGGTTTTGTTTGAATATCTTGCATGTTTCTTCGACTATTATGGCACTGGCCATTTTAACTATTTGGTGTTCTGCATTTGGTCTGCCTTATAATGTAGTAGTACTAatgattgttgttgctgctagttttttggatttgaaaagtcatttccattatttttttcttcttgtcaccaaatttatctttttattgctGATGGTGATTGACACAACTGCTTTTATATTGAAGTATTTTGTTGCTACTGTTTAAGGTCTGATGTAAAAAAATGGTTGTGTAGTGGGGCAACAGAAACTGAAGTGCagaaaaataatatgttaatatGCAGATATTTTTTTGAGCATTTATGGTATAATCACATCCATAACATAGCATCATCTTGGTTTAAGAAAAAAGCAAAGCCTCTGGGGACTCGTCCATAGTGCAATGTTGAAGTTacatattaattgtttttaatgtacatctataaaaaaaactgtatGATTCACTTTACCACATGTCATTATATGAACCTTGGTGGGCTCTACATGTCATTAGCCTTGCATATTGTATTTTCCCTGTCAAATAATGAAGGTTTATGCACGCAGAGAAAACAGGGAATAGAGATGAGATAAGAACTGTTGAGGTTATTTTGcttctttatttctgaaatAATCTGTTTCCATCCTTGTCTCCCTTGTATGCCTACCTAGTAACACAGACAATATCTTAGTGATTTTGATTTTCTCCTCTGTCTCTCTTCCTTGGtaactgatatttttttttccaagcaAGGTAATGTTAGAGCAAAAGAGTGAGTATTTTTCCGTTTACTGTGCATCTTACTGTGTGTATATTCCAAATTGTCAAATGTGTACCAGTAGTATTTGTTGAAGTTTTGCAGCCAAGGGAACTCTCTTAGCTGAGATTAATATGTGAACTCACAAGTCTCACTAAGTGTATGCCCAAATAAGCTGCTTTTGAGCAATGAGTTTCGATAACCTAGTTTTAGGTTCATATTTGGTTGCAGTCATGCTGTCCAGTGGCATGTTTGTTGACTTAACTCGTTCTACACTGTTGATAGTTATCAACTCTATCATGAATGTCGTTGTTTGTGATCTTTCTATATTATTCCCATCAATTCATTCTGTCATCAAAATTTATGTCAATTTATTTTTGGTGCAGGGTTATGTTGTCCTAAATAGACCATGGGCTTTTGTTCAGTGGCTGGAGAAAGCAGATATTGAGGAAGAGTAAGTGTCTTAAttctggttttctaaaatttttatGCTCTCCAATAATGAAATCTAAGAGGCAGCGTATTTTATGATTGGTGCAGATATATTCTGATGGCAGAACCTGACCACATATTTGTAAATCCTTTGCCTAATTTGGCTCATGGAACCCTGCCCGCAGCATTTCCATTTTTCTATATGAACTCATATGAGAATGTAGACATAATCAGGAAATTCTATCCTGAGGAAAAGGGTCCTGTTACTGATGTTGAACCAATTGGCAATTCTCCTGTAATCATTAAGAAGGTAAGTCTCAATAGTTTGCATACTGTGCTTGATTGATTATACCTGTTATACTGTGACCCATATAGCTGTAATGGTTACTGTTATAACTATTATCAGATTTCCGTGATTTTCCCATAAGCAACATATTCTttcatttaaggcattgaaTTTTCTTAATCATCAGTCTTTGATGGAGGAAATAGCTCCAACATGGGTAAATATTTCAttgagaatgaaaaatgatCCAGAGACTGATGAAACTTTTGGATGGGTGCTTGAAATGTGAGTATTACTGTAGAAATTCaagattcattttttattatttattatttactgatattcttttcattttataacttttactGGACCCTGGTCTGTACTAATAGGTCTAACCTTCTGCTGCTTTGATTCTCTGTTGAGTAAAGGTATGCTTATGCTGTGACATCTGCATTGCATGGTGTAGAGCATAATCTTCGAAAAGACTTTATGCTTCAGGTTTGAATTGCCTGTGTTGTTTTGTAATTGCTACTTAAGGAATTCATACACAAGTCCGTGACATGCATCATTGGAATGTTTCAGCCACCTTGGGACGAAAATGTTGAGAATAAGTTTATCATCCACTATACATATGGATGTGACTATAATATGAAGGTGAGTTCATTCTCCTTAATGCAAGTATGATGTGAAAGTAAGGTAGAGAAACTATATTTCTGTGGTTAGTATTACTTTTGCAGTTTGGCTTATGCCTGTCCATGTATAAAATGTGAGTCTTGCATGCTTAGTTGTTGTATGCCTAAGTTATCTACTCCTTATTACCTCATCCAGGGGGAACTGACATATGGGAAGATTGGAGAATGGCGTTTTGACAAGAGATATCATCTTTTGGGTCCTCCACCCAAAAACCTCCCCTTACCGCCTCCAGGAGTTCCTGAAACGGTGGTAAGTCCATACTTCAAATTTTCTGGGTGTCTTGCTTTGAAATTATTAATCAGTTGATGTTGGAAAGTTGCAATTTCCCAAAAAGTCTATATTAGAAAATGTCCTTCTTAACACTGATTGACCAATCCTCTTTTTTTATGtcatttgtgtttttaaataCTCCAAAAGGAGGAGTTTTGGTGCACTCTACTTATCTTTCACACTTGCCTTTCTATTTCAGTCTCCATCATTTTAACTTTTTGCTTTGCTTTATTAACCCATAATTAGATAAGAATTTCTTCTCATTATatctgaatttaaaattttagaatgttGATTTTGCATGTTAATTTAGTAAAGAATTTTACGATGGTTCATCTTTCTGACAGATGGCTATATATAGAAAAGGTTCATTATATGTGTAGCTTTAGTTTGTGGCAACAATTGCAAAGGTAATAAAACCGATATATTGAAGTGTATGCCAATGCCCCCTGCTTCCTTATGGACCATATCATTCTAACTTTTGCACGCAAAGTGcttcaaataatcaaatttacTTCAGCAAATTACCACTGCAAAACCGAATCAAACACATAGGATGCAAATATATATACACAGGAAATCAACTGAGTATTTTCGGTAGGGAATCTATTTTTTGATGAGGATGAATCATGATTGATAATGTGGCTGTTGTTTCTCCAGAATTTTACTTGTGAAGGAATAGCTGCAATTTTGTTGTTGCTTatgtagagtttttttttttttttgcctatgCCCATTGATGTCATGTTATGCCATTAGTACAAGCCACAAGGTATTAGAATTAGCCTTGTTTATGTGACATCTTTTATAGCATTTGGTGGACCACTGGACCTCAATGGCTGAGCCCAATGGAAAATCAATTGAATGGGAAAGATTGGTTGTATGCAAGTGTTTGGTGGGGCTTTGATGTGATTTCTTAGTCTTTGCTAAACCTTCATACTATAGGTGTTTTGACTGAAGCTTCATTAATGCCATTTTGTGCTTCTTCAATGATTGCTAACCTTTGTCAATTAATAGATACTGCAATAATCATTTTCAGGTGCAGCTAGTAAAAATGGTCAATGAGGCTACTGCAAACATACCTGAATGGGATTCAATAAATAACAGCCGAGGGAAAGATGATAAACCATAAAGCCTGTGATTTTGAGATGAGGACTACTAATACATGTCAAAATGGATAAGTTTAAGCTAATAGGAATTGTGATAAATACAAATGATGTTTTGTGCTTTCTctgaaaatagtttttatttttctttttaatggcCAGTAAATTCTCTTGCATTCAAACATATACAAGACCTTACACTGTTTGCAAACTGATTGTTGTCATAGTGCAACCAATGGAATGACATCTTACCCCTTTTGTTTTCCCCCAGCTTTTGTGGATGAAACTAGTCTTTGCCTCTCCTCACCAGTGTTTCTCTGCTAGTTAAAAGCACCAATATTTGCATAAACCCTTCAACTGCATAGGCGgtgtagtaataaaaaaaatggataagGAAAAAAGAAGTGTGACTTTAATGGAAGGAGTTTGTACCATTATGGTGAGGTTGAAAATTTTACAACCAAGATACTAAAAAAGTATGAgattaatgtaatttatttatggcaaatttagaataaaagttttaatattttgttggaaactgaAAATATcagttaatataaaaaaattaaatgtgaaaacttCATTCATTTTAGAATGGAGGGAGAATTTGTAATTGATTTTCTTCATACAAATTTTTTGGAGTCAATGGTAATCACGTACTACGAGTCATATTAGCCTTTAATTCACTAAATtgg
Proteins encoded in this window:
- the LOC114384428 gene encoding hydroxyproline O-arabinosyltransferase 3-like isoform X1, whose translation is MVVRKSMGRAKSLLLLLMVLIFSFATYNLVAMIMNLKTDGSESFNRKIMRSGKTNSKFHVALTATDSPYSQWQCRIMYYWYKKVKDMPGSDMGKLTRILHSGRPDQLMDEIPTFVVHPLPRGLDKGYVVLNRPWAFVQWLEKADIEEEYILMAEPDHIFVNPLPNLAHGTLPAAFPFFYMNSYENVDIIRKFYPEEKGPVTDVEPIGNSPVIIKKSLMEEIAPTWVNISLRMKNDPETDETFGWVLEMYAYAVTSALHGVEHNLRKDFMLQPPWDENVENKFIIHYTYGCDYNMKGELTYGKIGEWRFDKRYHLLGPPPKNLPLPPPGVPETVVQLVKMVNEATANIPEWDSINNSRGKDDKP
- the LOC114384428 gene encoding hydroxyproline O-arabinosyltransferase 3-like isoform X2, translated to MYYWYKKVKDMPGSDMGKLTRILHSGRPDQLMDEIPTFVVHPLPRGLDKGYVVLNRPWAFVQWLEKADIEEEYILMAEPDHIFVNPLPNLAHGTLPAAFPFFYMNSYENVDIIRKFYPEEKGPVTDVEPIGNSPVIIKKSLMEEIAPTWVNISLRMKNDPETDETFGWVLEMYAYAVTSALHGVEHNLRKDFMLQPPWDENVENKFIIHYTYGCDYNMKGELTYGKIGEWRFDKRYHLLGPPPKNLPLPPPGVPETVVQLVKMVNEATANIPEWDSINNSRGKDDKP